The Brevibacillus brevis genome contains a region encoding:
- a CDS encoding amino acid ABC transporter permease: protein MSLNSFFENPERLNRWIDIAQSSFLPLLKGALLYSLTIAIASFFIGLIIAVLTALARLSGIKPLIAIARFYVSIIRGTPLLVQLFIIFYGLPSIGLMIDPIPSAIIGFSLSVGAYSSEVVRAAILSIHKGQWEAAYSLGMTYWQALRRVVLPQAARVSIPPLSNSFISLVKDTSLASVVLVPEMFRKAQEVVAATYEPLLVYAEAALIYWVICFVLSIFQDRIENKLDRYV from the coding sequence ATGTCTCTAAATAGCTTCTTTGAAAACCCAGAACGCCTGAACCGATGGATCGATATCGCGCAAAGCTCCTTTCTTCCTCTATTGAAAGGAGCCTTGCTCTATTCTTTGACAATCGCCATCGCATCCTTTTTCATTGGTCTGATCATTGCGGTTCTCACTGCGCTGGCACGTCTATCCGGCATAAAGCCGCTGATTGCCATCGCCCGCTTTTATGTATCGATCATTCGCGGTACTCCTTTATTAGTCCAATTGTTCATCATTTTTTACGGCTTGCCGAGCATCGGCTTGATGATCGACCCGATACCGTCGGCAATCATCGGCTTCTCTCTCAGCGTCGGTGCCTACTCCTCCGAGGTGGTACGTGCCGCGATCTTGTCCATTCACAAAGGGCAATGGGAAGCAGCCTACTCCCTGGGGATGACCTACTGGCAAGCACTGCGCAGAGTCGTGCTCCCACAGGCAGCTCGCGTCTCCATTCCTCCTTTGTCCAACTCGTTTATTAGTTTGGTCAAGGATACTTCCCTGGCTTCAGTCGTTCTGGTACCAGAGATGTTTCGCAAAGCCCAAGAAGTCGTCGCTGCGACATATGAGCCGCTGCTGGTCTATGCGGAAGCGGCCCTTATTTACTGGGTGATTTGCTTCGTACTCTCCATTTTCCAGGATCGCATCGAAAACAAGCTGGACCGTTATGTCTAA
- a CDS encoding YybH family protein, which yields MEEYKQALAQYIDATNTHDFANVEKVLHPNAIYWFSDKTCTSMSEIRAYFENAWHLIKDEVYGATDVQWIAVDQRSASCVYTYQYQGYYNGEFVTGSGRATNIFTKTETDEWKLIHEHLSGKVE from the coding sequence GTGGAAGAGTATAAACAGGCGTTAGCGCAATATATTGACGCTACTAATACACATGACTTTGCCAATGTAGAAAAAGTGCTCCATCCGAATGCCATTTACTGGTTTTCTGACAAGACTTGTACATCCATGAGCGAGATCCGCGCTTACTTTGAAAATGCATGGCATCTGATCAAAGATGAAGTCTATGGGGCTACGGATGTCCAGTGGATTGCTGTCGATCAAAGATCCGCAAGCTGTGTATATACGTATCAATATCAAGGCTATTACAACGGGGAATTCGTCACGGGAAGTGGCAGAGCCACGAATATCTTTACAAAAACAGAGACAGATGAATGGAAGCTCATTCATGAGCATTTGAGCGGCAAAGTTGAGTAA
- a CDS encoding amino acid ABC transporter ATP-binding protein — protein MITITDVHKQFNTLHVLKGISLSVEKGKVVVIIGPSGSGKTTLLRCLNALEVPTSGSVQIGDVKLDFSKKVERTSIPKLRKQTGMVFQNYNLFPHMTAVENVMEGPITVKKEDKEKARAKAAALLTKVGLGDKLDHFPAQLSGGQQQRVGIARALAMDPQVMLFDEPTSALDPELVGEVLKVMKELAQEGMTMIVVTHEMGFAREVADEVIFMDQGVIVERDTPSHLFAQPREERTRQFLQHLK, from the coding sequence ATGATTACGATCACGGATGTGCATAAACAATTCAACACCTTACATGTACTCAAAGGCATTTCCCTCTCGGTAGAAAAAGGAAAAGTAGTCGTTATCATCGGTCCTTCTGGCTCCGGGAAAACAACCTTGCTTCGCTGCCTGAATGCACTTGAGGTTCCGACCAGCGGCAGCGTCCAGATCGGCGACGTCAAGCTGGACTTCTCCAAAAAAGTAGAGAGAACGAGTATTCCGAAGCTGCGGAAGCAGACTGGCATGGTGTTTCAAAACTACAATCTGTTCCCGCACATGACAGCCGTTGAAAATGTGATGGAGGGGCCTATCACTGTCAAAAAAGAAGACAAAGAAAAAGCGCGTGCGAAAGCCGCTGCTCTCCTGACAAAAGTAGGTCTCGGTGACAAGCTGGACCATTTTCCTGCACAGTTGTCAGGCGGACAGCAGCAGCGCGTAGGTATTGCCCGCGCACTGGCGATGGACCCGCAAGTCATGCTATTTGACGAGCCTACTTCCGCTCTCGACCCGGAGCTCGTTGGCGAAGTGTTGAAGGTGATGAAGGAGCTTGCCCAGGAAGGAATGACGATGATCGTCGTCACGCACGAGATGGGGTTTGCCCGGGAAGTTGCCGACGAGGTTATTTTCATGGACCAAGGCGTCATCGTCGAGCGAGATACACCCTCCCATTTGTTCGCACAGCCGCGTGAGGAACGCACACGTCAGTTTTTGCAGCATTTGAAGTAA
- a CDS encoding amino acid ABC transporter substrate-binding protein: MKKLLFSLLASTLLVALAGCGSSSTGQPPQNSAAPAPTEEKKEQNLLEKVKAEGKILIGTEGTYAPFTFHDQSGKLTGYDVEVVTEVAKRIGVEPVFQETQWDAMFAGLDSKRFDVVANQVGIRPDRQEKYDFSNPYTVSTAVLVTHKDNTTVKGFEDIKGLKAAQTLTSNLTDIAKKNGAEIVGVEGFNQAIDLLVSKRVDITINDGISLLDFMKQKPDVPIKIIAKDPNVAKNGFLFRKGSTELVDAFNKALDDMAKDGTLAKISEKWFGADVSK; encoded by the coding sequence ATGAAAAAACTATTATTTTCCCTTCTCGCTTCCACTCTGTTAGTCGCATTGGCAGGTTGCGGTTCGTCTTCAACGGGACAGCCACCGCAAAATAGTGCCGCTCCTGCCCCAACAGAAGAGAAAAAAGAACAAAACTTGTTGGAAAAAGTAAAGGCCGAAGGTAAAATTTTGATCGGAACCGAGGGCACGTACGCGCCGTTTACGTTCCACGATCAGTCTGGCAAGCTGACGGGCTATGATGTAGAGGTCGTGACAGAGGTAGCGAAGCGCATCGGTGTAGAGCCTGTTTTTCAAGAAACACAATGGGATGCGATGTTCGCTGGACTTGACTCCAAGCGCTTTGATGTCGTAGCGAATCAGGTAGGTATTCGCCCTGATCGCCAGGAAAAATACGATTTCTCCAATCCATACACCGTATCCACAGCGGTCCTCGTCACTCATAAAGACAACACGACCGTAAAAGGCTTCGAGGATATTAAAGGTCTGAAAGCAGCGCAAACACTGACGAGCAACCTCACAGATATCGCGAAGAAAAACGGAGCGGAAATCGTCGGTGTGGAAGGCTTTAACCAAGCGATTGACTTGCTTGTTTCCAAGCGTGTAGACATTACGATCAACGACGGGATTTCCCTGTTGGACTTCATGAAGCAAAAGCCTGATGTTCCTATCAAAATCATCGCAAAAGATCCGAACGTAGCGAAAAACGGCTTCCTCTTCCGTAAAGGCAGCACAGAGCTGGTTGATGCATTCAACAAAGCACTGGATGACATGGCGAAAGATGGTACCCTCGCAAAAATATCAGAGAAATGGTTTGGTGCAGATGTCTCTAAATAG
- a CDS encoding ANT(4')-I family aminoglycoside nucleotidyltransferase translates to MNMNGPVKISRSERFQTCQEIAARLHEVYKEKVLAIGVYGSISRGTDGPYSDIEMFCVLEESGEEIEFSYEWSAGPWKAEVNVCSADVLLNTAATVEDDWPLTHGPFFSPLSLYDPKGFFETLKKAAESPSQEDFTEGINGILVGEMYEFIGKLRNVNLNGPHTYLPYLAMQFAQYGAMLIGLHNRKLYSTGAKVLPEALELPNRPAGFDQVAILVMAGDLTDPAKIVTACEAFWDGLQDWAAQHQYVIHSERIPF, encoded by the coding sequence ATGAACATGAATGGACCTGTAAAAATTTCTCGAAGTGAACGATTTCAAACCTGCCAAGAAATTGCTGCGCGATTGCATGAAGTGTACAAAGAAAAAGTTCTCGCCATTGGGGTGTATGGTTCCATTTCTCGAGGGACAGACGGCCCTTATTCGGATATCGAGATGTTTTGCGTACTAGAAGAATCAGGGGAAGAAATAGAATTTAGCTACGAATGGTCAGCGGGACCTTGGAAGGCTGAAGTCAATGTATGCAGTGCAGATGTTTTGCTGAACACTGCCGCTACTGTCGAGGATGATTGGCCGCTGACACATGGCCCATTTTTTTCTCCGCTGAGTCTATATGATCCAAAGGGCTTTTTTGAAACGCTCAAAAAAGCAGCAGAATCACCATCGCAGGAAGATTTCACAGAGGGAATCAACGGTATTCTCGTAGGGGAAATGTACGAGTTTATCGGCAAGTTGCGAAACGTAAATCTAAACGGCCCACATACCTATCTGCCCTACTTGGCCATGCAGTTTGCCCAATACGGTGCAATGTTGATCGGGCTGCACAACAGGAAGCTTTACTCGACAGGGGCCAAGGTTTTGCCGGAAGCGCTGGAATTGCCGAATCGTCCGGCTGGATTCGATCAGGTAGCCATTTTGGTAATGGCGGGAGATTTGACTGATCCAGCAAAAATCGTTACCGCTTGCGAAGCATTCTGGGATGGTCTCCAAGACTGGGCTGCTCAGCATCAGTATGTGATTCATTCAGAGCGAATCCCTTTTTAG